A window of the Zonotrichia leucophrys gambelii isolate GWCS_2022_RI unplaced genomic scaffold, RI_Zleu_2.0 Scaffold_94_176072, whole genome shotgun sequence genome harbors these coding sequences:
- the LOC135460714 gene encoding serine/threonine-protein kinase PAK 3-like produces MIGQVCAAVCTVFSVVYSGYYLTQLTRHLTRGWRQACPLGPTAGSAAPLAASVTEEEAEEEQRKMKPSASVPSQPELAEPVTLVARSAIPPGAAGPAWPAAASSTPAAGTSCSSAAQQPEMRQEQGLKTLRSIVSPGRPTGKYTAFEELGRGGFGAVYKALDTSSGQQVAIKIMSLEEEMSEELAANEILAMRDNRSPNIVNFLDSYLVDAELWLAMEFMDGGTLFDVLRAVYLEEGQIGAVCRECLQGLHFLHSRQVIHRDIKSGNVLVGMDGSVKLGDFGLCAQLSPGHSKRSSSVGTPSWMAPEVVRGEAYGPKVDIWSLGIMGLEMVEGEAPYQREARLRVFELIERNGPPKLQNPRHHSALLRDFLRCCLQADEDRRWSAQELLQHPFVTSGHPASSLAALIISAKRVQEDWRGDTCA; encoded by the exons ATGATCGGGCAAGTCTGTGCCGCCGTTTGCACCGTCTTTTCTGTTGTCTATTCTGGCTACTACCTGACCCAGCTGACTC GTCACCTGACACGCGGATGGAGACAAGCCTGTCCTTTG GGCCCAACAGCAgggtcagcagctcctctggctgcctCTGTCACTGAGGAAGAGGCTGAAGAGGAGCAAAGGAAGATGAAGCCTTCGGCCTCTGTCCCTTCACAGCCTGAACTTGCAGAGCCAGTAA CCCTTGTTGCTC GCTCTGCCATTCCACCTGGTGCTGCCGGCCCAGCatggcctgcagcagccagctcaaCCCCCGCTGCCGGCACTTCCTGCAGCAGCGCAGCCCAGCAGCCCGAgatgaggcaggagcagggcctgaAGACTCTGA GGAGCATCGTGAGTCCGGGCCGGCCAACGGGCAAATACACGGCATTTGAGGAACTCGGGCGAGG GGGCTTTGGAGCTGTTTATAAAGCCCTTGACACCAGCAGCGGACAACAG GTGGCAATCAAGATCATGTCACTCGAGGAGGAGATGTCCGAGGAGCTGGCTGCTAATGAAATCCTGGCCATGAGGGACAACAGGAGTCCCAATATCGTTAATTTCTTAGACAG ctACCTGGTGGATGCGGAGCTCTGGCTGGCCATGGAGTTCATGGACGGCGGCACCTTGTTTGATGTGCTGAGGGCAGTGTACCTGGAGGAAGGACAGATAGGCGCTGTCTGTCGGGAG tgCCTGCAAGGTCTGCATTTCCTTCATTCCCGCCAAGTCATCCACAGAGACATCAAAAGCGGCAACGTTCTTGTGGGCATGGATGGATCTGTCAAGTTGG GTGACTTTGgcctctgtgctcagctcagccctgggcacagcaagCGCAGCTCCAGCGTCGGCACTCCCAGCTGGATGGCGCCGGAGGTGGTGAGAGGAGAAGCCTACGGCCCCAAAGTGGACATCTGGTCTCTGGGGATCATGGGGCTGGAAATGGTGGAAGGGGAAGCTCCTTACCAGCGGGAAGCCCGTCTCCGG GTTTTTGAACTGATCGAAAGGAACGGGCCCCCAAAACTGCAGAACCCCAGGCACCACTCGGCTCTCCTGCGCGACTTCCTCcgctgctgcctgcaggcagatGAGGACAGGCGCTGGTCTGCCCAGGAGCTCCTCCAg CATCCCTTCGTGACCTCAGGCCATCctgcctccagcctggctgctctgatcATCTCAGCCAAGCGAGTGCAGGAAGACTGGAGAGGAGACACCTGCGCCTGA